In Numidum massiliense, a single genomic region encodes these proteins:
- the ilvA gene encoding threonine ammonia-lyase — MGHIAQIKAAREAIAKIAHETPLDYSQTFSDLAANDMYLKLENLQKTGSFKVRGAYNKIHSLQPKDKQKGVIAASAGNHAQGVAFAATQENIASTIVMPEGAPLAKLQATEAYGAEIVQHGSTFDEALERAIELHRETGATFIHAFDDEKIIAGQGTIGLEIVEQLPEVDAIVCPIGGGGLISGIAKAVKELKPSVKVYGVEAAACVSMGASLKEGKPLKVRATSTIADGIAVKQPGRRTLDLVQKYVDDVFVVDDLEISRTMLYLLERNKLLVEGSGAAALAAMLYHKIPETGKKVVSIVSGGNVDILFISRIIQHGLVEAGRFVTFTTLVNDKPGNLNRLLTIVAKHHANVISIQHHRITPRIIPGQTEIELALETKNDAHIAEVKHALKEAGYTITKKI; from the coding sequence ATGGGACACATAGCGCAAATTAAAGCCGCGAGAGAGGCGATCGCCAAGATCGCCCATGAAACGCCACTCGATTATTCGCAAACGTTTAGCGACTTAGCTGCCAACGATATGTATCTTAAATTGGAAAACTTGCAAAAGACAGGGTCGTTTAAAGTGCGCGGCGCCTATAACAAAATTCATTCGCTACAGCCGAAAGACAAACAAAAGGGCGTCATTGCCGCTTCAGCCGGCAACCACGCGCAAGGCGTTGCCTTCGCCGCCACACAGGAAAACATTGCGAGTACGATTGTCATGCCGGAAGGCGCCCCGCTCGCCAAGCTACAAGCGACGGAAGCGTACGGTGCAGAAATCGTACAGCACGGGTCGACCTTTGACGAGGCGCTCGAGCGGGCGATTGAACTACATCGCGAGACAGGAGCGACCTTCATACACGCCTTCGACGACGAAAAAATTATTGCCGGCCAAGGGACGATCGGATTGGAAATCGTAGAGCAACTGCCGGAAGTAGACGCGATCGTCTGTCCGATCGGCGGTGGCGGCCTCATTTCCGGAATCGCGAAAGCGGTAAAAGAACTAAAGCCGTCGGTAAAAGTGTACGGAGTTGAAGCGGCGGCTTGCGTCAGCATGGGGGCGTCGCTTAAGGAAGGGAAACCGCTGAAAGTACGGGCGACGAGCACGATCGCTGACGGCATTGCCGTGAAACAGCCGGGACGACGGACGTTAGATTTGGTGCAAAAATACGTGGACGACGTCTTCGTCGTCGACGATTTGGAAATCTCGCGCACCATGCTGTATTTGCTCGAACGCAATAAATTACTCGTCGAAGGTTCGGGCGCAGCTGCACTCGCCGCGATGCTGTATCATAAAATACCGGAGACGGGTAAAAAAGTCGTCTCGATCGTTAGTGGGGGCAACGTCGACATTTTATTTATTTCGCGCATTATTCAGCACGGCCTCGTCGAAGCGGGACGTTTCGTCACGTTTACGACACTCGTCAACGATAAGCCCGGCAATTTGAACCGCCTGCTGACGATTGTGGCCAAACATCACGCAAACGTCATCTCGATTCAACACCACCGGATCACGCCGAGAATTATTCCGGGGCAAACGGAGATTGAGCTCGCGCTAGAGACGAAAAACGACGCACACATCGCTGAAGTCAAGCATGCCCTCAAAGAAGCTGGTTATACGATTACGAAAAAAATTTAA
- a CDS encoding putative glycoside hydrolase, with product MTLLTQSSQESGGGYTPSKNDTGAEGPVTDREKGSRSEVGAISTGARGAKAKTEAPSVPTFTEPEVVRGIYVTAPSAGGRKFPELVELVAKSKLNAMVIDIKDDDGHITYPLADNELTPFVKPYIKNPEQLMQTLSENDIYPIARIVVFKDTVLAKKKPEWSFSQGENVWRSANGEAFVNPYLREVWEHNVAVAKQAAALGFKEIQFDYVRFPEGFETFGDSLTFERGTYASVQDPLKARVKAVTDFVAYAKKELAPYAIDVSVDIFGYAATVPAASGIGQDFSAISAHVDVISSMIYPSHWGFGNFGLAKPDLEPYALVMQYVVREKEKLLLVKNPPRSRPWLQDFTATYLGAGNYIPYGKTEVEAQIRALNEAGIKEFLLWNAANDYTPDVNYTPALDEARQQAIRREDRERLDENKGKRKAD from the coding sequence ATGACCCTATTGACGCAATCATCACAAGAATCAGGAGGAGGGTATACACCGAGTAAAAACGATACGGGTGCAGAGGGGCCAGTAACAGACAGAGAGAAAGGGTCCCGCTCCGAAGTAGGGGCTATTTCTACTGGGGCTCGCGGTGCAAAAGCCAAAACGGAAGCGCCCTCCGTCCCGACCTTTACGGAACCGGAAGTGGTGCGCGGTATTTACGTCACAGCCCCGTCTGCGGGCGGTCGTAAATTTCCGGAGCTCGTTGAGCTCGTCGCGAAGAGTAAGCTCAATGCAATGGTCATCGACATAAAAGACGACGACGGCCACATTACATACCCGCTTGCAGACAATGAACTAACGCCTTTTGTCAAGCCGTACATTAAAAATCCAGAGCAGTTGATGCAGACCTTGTCGGAAAACGACATTTATCCGATTGCGCGCATCGTCGTATTTAAAGATACAGTTTTAGCGAAAAAAAAGCCGGAGTGGTCGTTTTCGCAAGGTGAAAACGTGTGGCGCAGCGCCAACGGCGAGGCGTTTGTCAACCCTTATTTACGGGAAGTGTGGGAGCACAACGTCGCAGTGGCCAAACAGGCGGCAGCACTCGGTTTTAAAGAAATCCAATTCGATTATGTCCGTTTTCCGGAAGGCTTTGAAACGTTCGGCGACAGTCTCACTTTTGAGCGAGGCACGTATGCGTCGGTGCAAGATCCGCTTAAGGCGCGGGTAAAGGCTGTCACTGATTTTGTCGCTTACGCCAAGAAAGAATTGGCGCCTTACGCTATCGACGTGTCGGTTGACATTTTTGGATATGCGGCGACTGTTCCCGCGGCGTCGGGCATTGGACAAGACTTTTCCGCGATTAGCGCGCACGTCGACGTCATTTCGTCGATGATTTACCCTTCCCATTGGGGATTCGGCAATTTTGGTCTCGCTAAACCAGATTTAGAACCGTATGCGTTAGTGATGCAATACGTCGTGCGGGAAAAAGAAAAACTGTTACTGGTAAAAAACCCGCCGCGCTCCCGCCCGTGGCTGCAAGATTTTACCGCTACTTATTTAGGTGCGGGCAATTATATACCTTATGGCAAAACAGAAGTCGAAGCGCAGATTCGCGCGTTGAACGAAGCGGGCATAAAGGAGTTTCTCCTTTGGAACGCGGCGAACGACTATACGCCGGACGTCAATTATACGCCGGCGCTCGACGAGGCGCGGCAACAGGCGATTCGACGGGAAGATCGCGAGCGGTTGGACGAAAACAAAGGAAAACGTAAAGCCGACTGA
- a CDS encoding class I SAM-dependent methyltransferase has translation MAGHRFNPERAHKLHSPERLKLLPPETVVQKLGVTRGETVADLGAGSGYFTLPLAQATEQTVYAVDIEPKMLVHLQERATAARADNIAYVESDLEHIQLATHAVDKVIAAFVLHEVADLAQAFAEIKRIMKPDGRALVLEWMKKETESGPPLGERIPVETFAERAQSAGFRTDVFYPNEQHYGLVLSL, from the coding sequence ATGGCCGGACATCGTTTTAATCCAGAGCGCGCACACAAATTGCATTCCCCGGAACGGTTGAAGTTGCTTCCACCGGAGACGGTCGTACAGAAACTAGGCGTTACGCGAGGAGAGACCGTCGCCGATTTAGGGGCGGGTAGCGGCTATTTTACGCTCCCACTGGCGCAAGCGACCGAACAGACAGTGTATGCCGTCGATATCGAACCGAAAATGTTAGTGCATTTGCAAGAAAGGGCGACTGCCGCACGCGCCGACAACATCGCCTACGTCGAGAGCGATTTGGAACACATACAACTCGCCACACATGCAGTCGATAAGGTGATCGCGGCGTTCGTCCTACATGAGGTGGCCGACTTAGCGCAGGCTTTCGCGGAAATAAAGCGCATCATGAAGCCAGACGGGCGCGCACTCGTTTTGGAATGGATGAAAAAAGAAACAGAGTCAGGTCCACCGCTCGGCGAACGCATTCCGGTAGAAACGTTCGCCGAACGCGCCCAATCTGCCGGTTTTCGTACGGACGTCTTTTATCCGAATGAGCAACATTACGGTCTCGTACTTTCATTGTAG